In a single window of the Elaeis guineensis isolate ETL-2024a chromosome 4, EG11, whole genome shotgun sequence genome:
- the LOC105043663 gene encoding protein SWOLLEN 1 isoform X1, giving the protein MDYDDNDFQSQNFQLVGEDSNKFPPSLRSFALPKFDFDEHLQVHLRFDSLVEPEVLLGIQDQENKWIEHFSPGSSAIEFSSSAAESCSISRHNNVWSEATSSESVEMLLKSVGEDEMVNKRVDTKEADAHDQLNGLDDQMDPLIRQDDSGNSRMGDIVHSDLTIQPDKSTNILPGPGEDAFRGQPQVEGMSQTSKDEKPEKDLDLISSVEKFSSDRKVVPEQCTADKTSSDEVINEFFEGVQDDDSLDNAFMRKSTPDDHGCATCVGTRASSEYRNTQDDPAATSIDRSGICSGKQSLSEQIMGGNKEVGMLEKSKGLQPDNHQKVYGQITCRDGKTIDQHSEGRALNHDFSSMKDSSCSEPSMDSLVYLNEECNESVLSENSNGLLEAIAYQGKALNKDNGTGDKVVRHMNEKSSLAVVGDMIIERHSLEVSNENIAKVPPITEASKNAGHDDAEFLAKYDDLHASILPINAKVADSGEERELSSFKEVIEEKQNLECQLSDKHNNDSHDSKPTVVQKSVEDKDLKDTNEKSNVTLNASEDASLEKSLLPILQHDTEVKVLSSTHDKSIEMKKSGTSEAKFVDDDVIPPDISVIGKEFIAPFVVSCGASSNTDTSNVTGRVEEASFTAQNAGGAKDGSSVTKLIQDESVTNPATIGVKSTSLNDSTVVCQSRPEDALAVDVVGEQKDAALSPLHASEHMHSVEKDVNISASVTKSNLDSQISSDPTTVADAVLDGSCPMNVVLDESEETIKKDEKQPLPVPPSAGESSPAIFQNGQQSDEANITPGGDCHGQNLVVETNCDASGAHANKSPHSTLSTSNVESRLLEPGSSIQGSVEPSCGSPTVISCTEHSQDGVEYREGSRGLLEHTGPTSGNPPHISSDAMVSAGKVKAGDCDSKECTASEDDRSFKFEVGSVAELSEKNTRNNWKPFSSMSPSELPQVSKDNSHPGPKESEEKSPHGTMTKTIGENKSKQVSSSGTRKANTSKRAAKETPSPKKAKERERKTCSTSPTGSTGISSNMRLEEMQQHLCVESSSMKVSCPQTVQTSNLPDLNTSLSTAALFHQPFTDLQQVQLRAQIFVYGSLIQGIPPDEACMISAFGGTDGGRSLWDGVWRAAAERLQKQKSPLNNSETPLHSCSGVRVSEQGTRSSPLQSKALYTPASRSGTKVVPSTVVNSTMCLPSPLWSTSSHDALPSNVQRGTHLDFNQVLSPMHSYQSSQMRHYTGNTTPWFSQSPRPGSWVVSSQSSTLGASSQHPAIPLAETIQVTPVKDSSTPRASNMQLVSPNTLPPTQAPISVSAASVVQAETQKKSAIPPNTRNTSTAQKSRKRKKGSALEEMGPVFSVSQPQTEPASATVVTKHLPTSAGYPLSTNSSTKAAPGGLVSATSTMAYPTHFQMVGSGNAEQRVILSEETCSRIEQSKLQAEDAAAHAAAAVRHSQGIWSQLATQKKSGSVSEVEEKLASAAVAAAAAASVAKAAAEAAKVASEAALQAKMMVEAALSSGKTGHPGQNSEAGLDVRKDFVKLTPVSILKGKDKVNGSSSIISVAREAARRRVEAASAATKRAENLDAILKAAELAAEAVSQAGIIVAMGDPLPFTISELVEAGPESYWKIQHMAVDKHAKANGLHQEENLDADAPNDHDASVKQSTEQPLGHRETERNTNEEVITSHSEQAIQLEENSIGITSVTFPTDRVETDSLASNLKGNSIRKGSLVEVVADEDGLRGVWFSARVLDVKDGKAFVCYNDLLPDEGTGRLEEWIPLESENNNAPRIRVTHPIAAAKPGGTRKRRREAVGNYAWAVGDRVDAWIRDGWWEGIVSEKSPGDETKLTVHFPAGGDSSIVRAWNLRPSLIWKNGGWMLWSHVRERNTVEPYEGDTPFEKRQKLGRLEGKIDSGIDGRGVGNMSMDVCSNDSRKPEDSRSLNLSAKDKVFSVGKNDKEENNSDALKVKRTGLQKVGSRVVFGVPKPGKKRKFMEVSKHYTVDKTEKASEGNDSIKFAKYLMPQTSRVWRTTTKVDSKGKRASNSKPKGLKSVKSQIIQRRGAAEGDSSSVTTMPASNGGESGHGSIPNVKASFNNEENNLGKKNLPEAGSLSASIGTADAAVSESSVPAPGVPSSKKSSAAVEASIGGKRKVTPATDKLTGTEFKVSGYPAKIIPDATGPRRSNRRIQPTSRLLEGLQSSLIISKIPSVSHDRGARAQHRGALSSRGNAQG; this is encoded by the exons ATGGATTATGATGATAACGATTTTCAAAGCCAGAATTTTCAGTTAGTTGGAGAAGACAGCAACAAGTTTCCTCCAAGTTTGAGATCATTTGCTCTaccaaaatttgattttgatgaacaTCTCCAGGTCCATCTGAGGTTTGACAGTTTAGTTGAACCAGAGGTTTTACTTggcatacaagatcaagaaaacAAGTGGATTGAGCACTTTTCACCAGGAAGTAGTGCAATAGAATTTAGTTCAAGTGCTGCTGAATCTTGCTCCATTTCTAGGCATAACAATGTCTGGTCTGAGGCTACATCGTCTGAATCTGTGGAGATGTTATTGAAATCTGTTGGAGAAGATGAGATGGTAAACAAAAGAGTTGACACTAAAGAGGCAGATGCACATGATCAATTGAATGGGCTAGATGATCAAATGGATCCCTTGATAAGACAAGATGATTCTGGCAATTCTCGCATGGGAGATATTGTACACTCAGATCTCACTATACAGCCTGATAAATCTACTAATATACTTCCAGGGCCAGGTGAGGATGCATTTAGGGGTCAGCCTCAGGTTGAAGGTATGTCTCaaacttccaaagatgaaaaacctGAAAAAGACTTGGATCTAATTTCATCTGTTGAGAAGTTTAGCTCTGATCGAAAGGTTGTTCCTGAGCAATGCACTGCTGATAAAACTTCTTCTGATGAAGTTATTAATGAGTTTTTTGAGGGTGTTCAGGATGATGATTCCTTGGATAATGCATTCATGAGGAAGAGTACACCTGATGATCATGGTTGTGCTACATGTGTGGGTACGAGAGCAAGTTCTGAATACAGGAATACTCAAGATGACCCTGCAGCGACTTCCATTGATAGATCTGGTATATGTTCTGGGAAGCAATCATTGTCAGAGCAAATAATGGGGGGAAACAAAGAGGTTGGCATGCTTGAGAAATCCAAAGGCTTGCAACCTGATAATCATCAGAAAGTATATGGTCAGATAACATGCAGAGATGGTAAAACGATTGATCAGCATTCTGAAGGCCGTGCACTCAACCATGATTTTTCCAGCATGAAGGATTCTTCATGTTCGGAGCCATCTATGGATTCTTTGGTGTATTTAAATGAAGAGTGCAATGAATCCGTGTTGTCTGAGAACTCTAATGGATTATTGGAAGCTATTGCTTACCAGGGTAAGGCCTTGAACAAAGACAATGGGACAGGTGATAAGGTTGTGAGACACATGAATGAAAAGTCTTCTTTAGCGGTGGTAGGAGATATGATAATTGAGAGGCATTCTCTTGAAGTCAGCAATGAAAATATTGCTAAGGTACCTCCTATAACAGAAGCATCTAAAAATGCAGGTCATGATGATGCTGAATTTCTTGCAAAATATGATGATCTTCATGCGAGTATTCTGCCCATTAACGCAAAAGTAGCTGATTCAGGAGAGGAAAGAGAACTATCTTCTTTCAAGGAAGTTATTGAAGAGAAACAAAACCTTGAATGTCAGTTATCTGACAAACACAACAATGATTCTCATGATTCCAAACCCACTGTTGTACAAAAGAGTGTAGAGGATAAAGATCTTAAAGATACTAATGAGAAATCAAATGTTACATTGAATGCTTCAGAAGATGCTTCTTTGGAAAAATCTCTTTTGCCTATTTTACAGCATGATACGGAAGTAAAGGTATTGTCTTCCACTCATGACAAATCAATTGAGATGAAGAAATCTGGTACTTCAGAGGCCAAGTTCGTTGATGACGATGTGATCCCTCCAGATATTTCTGTTATTGGAAAGGAATTCATAGCGCCATTTGTTGTTTCATGTGGTGCAAGCTCTAATACTGACACTTCTAATGTTACTGGGAGGGTAGAAGAGGCCTCATTTACAGCTCAGAATGCTGGTGGGGCAAAAGATGGTTCATCTGTCACGAAACTAATTCAGGATGAATCTG TCACCAATCCTGCTACGATAGGTGTCAAGTCAACTTCACTCAATGATTCAACTGTTGTCTGCCAGTCACGGCCTGAAGATGCTCTTGCTGTGGATGTGGTTGGAGAACAGAAAGATGCAGCACTGTCACCTTTACATGCATCAGAGCATATGCACTCAGTTGAGAAGGATGTGAACATCTCAGCATCAGTTACAAAGAGTAACTTAGATTCCCAGATATCAAGCGACCCAACTACAGTTGCTGATGCAGTTCTGGATGGCTCGTGCCCAATGAATGTTGTTCTGGATGAGTCAG AAGAAACCATTAAAAAAGATGAGAAGCAGCCGTTGCCTGTACCTCCATCTGCAGGAGAGTCCTCTCCTGCTATTTTTCAAAATGGACAGCAAAGTGATGAAGCCAATATAACTCCAGGAGGCGACTGTCATGGGCAGAATCTTGTTGTGGAAACCAACT GTGATGCATCTGGTGCCCATGCAAACAAATCTCCCCATTCTACCTTGTCGACAAGCAATGTTGAATCCCGCTTATTGGAACCTGGAAGCAGTATTCAGGGTTCAGTTGAGCCAAGTTGTGGTTCACCCACAGTTATCAGTTGCACTGAACATTCTCAAGATGGAGTGGAATATCGAGAGGGCAGTAGAGGATTGTTGGAGCATACTGGTCCTACTTCAGGAAACCCACCTCATATATCTTCTGATGCAATGGTGAGTGCTGGTAAAGTCAAAGCCGGTGACTGTGATTCCAAGGAGTGTACTGCATCTGAAGATGATAGGAGCTTTAAATTTGAGGTTGGATCAGTAGCAGAGTTGTCTGAAAAGAACACCAGAAATAACTGGAAACCCTTTTCCAGTATGTCTCCTTCTGAACTTCCTCAG GTTTCAAAAGATAATTCTCATCCTGGCCCTAAAGAATCTGAAGAAAAGAGTCCACATGGGACCATGACCAAAACAATTGGTGAAAATAAAAGTAAGCAAGTATCAAGCTCTGGAACCAGAAAAGCAAACACTTCAAAAAGGGCTGCTAAAGAAACGCCATCAccaaaaaaagcaaaagaaagggAAAGGAAAACATGCAGTACATCTCCTACTGGCAGTACAGGCATAAGCAGCAATATGCGGTTGGAGGAGATGCAACAACACCTCTGTGTTGAGAGCAGTAGTATGAAGGTGTCTTGTCCTCAGACTGTTCAGACATCTAATTTGCCTGACTTGAATACTTCACTTTCTACTGCAGCATTGTTTCACCAGCCTTTCACAGATCTACAACAAGTACAACTGCGTGCACAGATCTTTGTTTATGGATCTTTAAT TCAAGGTATTCCGCCAGATGAGGCTTGTATGATTTCGGCCTTTGGAGGAACTG ATGGTGGAAGGAGCTTATGGGATGGAGTTTGGCGTGCTGCTGCAGAAAGGCTCCAGAAACAGAAATCACCTCTCAATAATTCTGAAACCCCTTTACATTCTTGTTCAG GTGTCAGGGTTTCTGAGCAAGGGACGAGGTCCAGTCCACTTCAAAGCAAGGCCCTCTATACCCCTGCTAGCCGAAGTGGCACCAAGGTTGTTCCTTCAACTGTAGTAAATTCAACAATGTGTTTGCCATCACCTTTGTGGAGTACTTCTTCTCATGATGCACTACCTTCCAATGTGCAACGAGGCACTCATCTGGACTTCAATCAGGTTTTATCTCCCATGCATTCATACCAATCTTCCCAAATGAGGCACTATACAGGCAACACTACACCTTGGTTTTCTCAGAGTCCTCGTCCCGGTTCCTGGGTTGTTTCATCGCAAAGTTCAACTTTAGGAGCTAGCTCACAACATCCTGCAATACCTCTTGCTGAGACAATTCAAGTAACACCTGTCAAAGACTCATCTACACCCCGTGCCTCCAACATGCAGCTTGTGTCCCCTAATACTTTGCCGCCTACTCAGGCTCCCATTAGTGTTTCTGCGGCATCTGTTGTGCAGGCTGAAACCCAAAAGAAGTCGGCAATTCCTCCAAATACAAGGAACACATCTACTGCACAGAAGTccagaaagagaaagaagggttCAGCACTTGAAGAGATGGGCCCAGTCTTTTCAGTTTCTCAACCTCAAACTGAACCTGCTTCTGCTACTGTTGTTACTAAGCATCTACCAACTTCAGCAGGCTACCCTTTATCCACAAATTCTTCAACTAAAGCTGCCCCTGGTGGTCTTGTTTCAGCTACATCTACCATGGCCTATCCTACTCATTTCCAGATGGTTGGCAGTGGCAATGCTGAACAGAGGGTCATTCTGTCAGAGGAGACATGCAGTAGAATCGAGCAGTCAAAGCTGCAAGCAGAAGATGCCGCTGCTCATGCTGCTGCTGCAGTCCGGCACAGCCAAGGAATATGGAGTCAGTTAGCTACCCAAAAGAAATCTGGCTCAGTTTCAGAAGTTGAAGAGAAACTTGCCTCTGCAGCTGTTGCAGCTGCAGCAGCTGCTTCTGTTGCAAAAGCAGCTGCAGAAGCTGCTAAGGTTGCATCAGAGGCTGCTTTACAGGCTAAGATGATGGTAGAGGCAGCTCTGAGTTCTGGTAAAACAGGTCATCCTGGTCAAAATTCTGAGGCTGGCCTTGATGTCAGAAAGGATTTCGTGAAGCTAACTCCTGTTTCGATATTGAAGGGCAAGGACAAGGTCAATGGATCTAGTTCAATCATTTCTGTTGCACGAGAGGCTGCCAGAAGAAGGGTGGAAGCAGCTTCTGCTGCCACAAAGCGAGCAGAGAACCTGGATGCCATATTAAAAGCTGCAGAACTGGCTGCAGAGGCTGTTTCGCAAGCAGGAATAATTGTTGCAATGGGGGATCCCTTACCATTTACTATCAGTGAATTGGTGGAAGCTGGGCCTGAAAGTTATTGGAAAATCCAGCACATGGCTGTTGATAAACATGCAAAAGCAAATGGCTTGCACCAAGAGGAGAATTTGGATGCAGATGCACCTAATGATCATGATGCATCTGTTAAACAATCTACTGAGCAACCGTTAGGCCATAGAGAGACAGAGAGAAATACCAATGAAGAGGTGATTACTTCCCATAGTGAACAGGCCATACAGTTGGAGGAAAATAGCATAG GAATCACATCGGTAACTTTTCCAACTGATAGAGTTGAAACAGATTCTCTGGCAAGTAATCTTAAAGGAAATAGCATTCGGAAGGGATCTCTTGTAGAG GTTGTGGCTGATGAGGATGGTCTTAGAGGGGTTTGGTTTTCTGCACGGGTTCTTGATGTGAAAGACGGTAAAGCATTTGTCTGCTACAACGATCTTCTTCCTGATGAAG GCACTGGTCGGCTGGAGGAATGGATACCACTTGAGAGTGAAAACAATAATGCTCCTAGAATACGTGTTACTCATCCTATTGCTGCAGCAAAACCTGGAGGAACAAGGAAGCGGCGTAGGGAGGCTGTAGGAAATTATGCTTGGGCAGTTGGAGATAGGGTAGATGCATGGATACGGGATGG TTGGTGGGAAGGGATTGTCTCTGAAAAGAGCCCAGGTGATGAAACAAAGTTGACCGTCCATTTTCCAG CTGGAGGTGATTCATCAATTGTTAGAGCTTGGAATCTCCGGCCATCTCTCATTTGGAAGAACGGTGGATGGATGTTGTGGTCCCATGTCAGAGAAAGAAATACAGTTGAACCCTATGAG GGTGATACTCCCTTTGAGAAACGGCAAAAGCTTGGCAGGCTTGAAGGCAAGATCGATTCAGGAATTGATGGCAGAGGAGTAGGGAATATGTCAATGGACGTGTGCAGTAATGATTCTAGGAAACCTGAAGATTCAAGATCACTAAATTTATCTGCAAAGGATAAAGTCTTTTCTGTTGGAAAGAATGATAAAGAGGAAAATAATTCTGATGCACTGAAAGTAAAACGGACTGGTCTGCAGAAAGTAGGATCAAGAGTGGTCTTTGGTGTACCTAAGcccggaaagaaaagaaaatttatggAAGTCAGCAAACATTATACTGTGGACAAGACTGAAAAGGCAAGTGAAGGAAATGATTCTATTAAATTTGCTAAGTATTTGATGCCACAAACATCCCGTGTATGGAGAACTACTACAAAAGTGGACAGCAAAGGAAAAAGGGCCAGTAACTCCAAGCCTAAGGGGCTTAAATCTGTAAAATCTCAAATCATTCAGCGTAGAGGTGCAGCTGAGGGGGATAGTTCATCCGTTACCACCATGCCTGCTTCAAATGGTGGAGAAAGTGGTCATGGTTCTATACCAAATGTGAAGGCTTCTTTTAATAATGAAGAGAACAatctaggaaagaaaaacttACCAGAAGCTGGTTCCTTGTCAGCTAGTATTGGAACAGCAGATGCTGCAGTATCAGAGTCTTCTGTGCCAGCGCCTGGTGTTCCATCATCTAAGAAGTCATCTGCTGCTGTTGAAGCCAGTATCGGAGGAAAAAGAAAGGTTACACCTGCTACAGATAAATTGACTGGAACTGAATTTAAGGTCTCTGGATATCCAGCTAAAATTATCCCAGATGCCACTGGACCTCGGAGATCCAACCGCAGAATCCAACCAACCTCAAGG TTACTAGAGGGATTGCAGAGTTCTCTGATCATATCCAAGATTCCCAGTGTTTCACATGACAGGGGTGCCAGAGCCCAGCATAGAGGTGCATTGTCTTCTAGAG GGAATGCTCAGGGTTGA